The genomic stretch AATGGGTCCCTGTCACAAAGCTGCCGCTGCCGCTGTGATGATTTCAGCCAGCCGATTTCTATGCAAACAGAGTTTATGACACGGGTTTAACTACAGTAATTGTTTCCATATTCAAGCACAGGCACCCAGTCTTCCCAGCGGGTCCATACTCTTCCTCAGTGCGTGGCTCTGGGGCTGGGCTTGGGAAGGGACCTGAGGTTTGGTGGCTCGTTGCTGCTCTCTGGAGAGATCGCTTTGCCCCAGCACGCAGCTCTCTGGCTGTCGAACAGCCAGACAATCACGGTTTACTCTCCCTATATTGAGTTATTACGCatcctcccagctcctccatttctcctccatcccttggCTGCCCGGGGACACCGGGACGCATCGGGGCTGGACCAGCCTTGGGGCTGGACCGGCGTCGGTGCCTGATGCCCGTCTCCACGCAGCGTCCTGCTCTCCGCTCCCAGCACAGTCTTTGCAGCCACATGAGGAGGGAAGGATTTTCTCCAGGGTCCATTTCGATAATCAAAGCAGGTTTTGAGTAAAAATCTCTAGACCTGTCGCATTTAAGGCAATCAAATAATTGCTGTGTTGCAGTGGTACGAACCAGCGCTTAGGGTgaaaaggaagattttccctGGGAAAATCAGGAGTTTTTATGGTCTGGGAGGAAAAGGACCGACTATTCATAGTCTGGGTTGATGAATCTTTTTAATACCACTAAATTGCTATAGTCAGCCCAGTCCGGAGATCCTGTGGTGTCAGGTCAACACAAAGCCTGGGATCTTTTGCTGGTAATGGCAAAAATCATACGTAGTGGGCTGCAGCACTTAATATGCTGCTTTTTTAATGTGTCTGGGTCCCCACTGGTACCGGCACCACAGGATTCACCAAAGCCCAGAAATGCCGGTGTAAATCCGCTCTTGGGGAAAGCTGTGAGCTGGACTGTGGTCTAGAGGCTCAGATTTGGAGTGATGACCTCTTTGAGGCACACTTCCCCCTGAATGTATTGCTGAAAAGGATTTTTGGAAGTCATAAAAAGTGTAGTTCTTAAATGCTTTCCATGGCAACCGGTACCTAAATCTCACAGGTGCTGTCAAAACTCACATCTCTTGCTTTTTCTTATccctttatttgttttcttccttggctTGCACTTGGAAAGCGAAAGGAAGTCACCTACAGAGATGACATACCAGGGTGGGCACGGCTGCAGACGTGATCACTTGGAAGTTTGGAGATGCCGGGATTCCATGTCTGAGTGGTTTGGAGGCGCTGGGGGAGACTCGAGCACCGGCTCTGCGGAGCGCGACAGCGGGGAAGAGCATGGCTCTGGGAGGCAGGGAAAGCCGAGGGCTTCCCTGAGCATCCTGCTGGAGAAGAGGGATCCCCAGACCTGGGTTGGGCAGGACAGGGTTGAAAAGGTTGCAGACCTGGGGCTGAAAGGAGCTTTTTTcccaatggaggaaaaaaatgtaatattcagGATCGGTTGGACTGTGGGGCTCACGGCGATGGACATCTGACGTGCTGCCAAAGGGAGGAGCGACCCACCTGGTCCGTCGGTAGCGATCAGTGTTTTCTTCTCGTTGGCAATGTCAAACTAAAACATTTCCAACATTTCTGAGACGTCTGTGCTGTGGAAGACGACGAAGCTCCCGATATTACTCCTTTCATAGGGCAAAAAGAAAGGTCTGAAATTCCTGCGGGAGGTTCAGCTCTGCACCTCACCCGCTCGCGGCTCTGATCGGCGCCCCGGGGCCACGGCTGATGCTGCACCGACTTTTGTCACCAGTGGCAGAAGTTTTGTCGCTGACCTTTTTCACTGAGGTTTTGTCACCAGAAGTAAtctcagctccagcagcagccttctGGGTGCTTGTCTTTGCAATCTCTCCCGAGTTTTACTGAAATGAGGATTTTTATTACTGCCCGTTTATTATTCTCATTATCAGTTTTTACAGAATTAAATACCAATTTAATTTGAGTAATATTTCAGTTGTCATTtgactgtttattttaattgtaataaGTGTATCATTAGCGATCAGCCTGTTGTCCATGTGTCCCGTTGCAGACCTCCCCACTGGTGCTGTCTGTAGAAGCTCGGGGCTTGGCCACCATGGGACTAGGAACAGGCAATAAAAGGACAAACAGACCTCGCTGTTCTCCATGTGCAGCTCCCAGACATTGGCATCGGTGGACCTGCTCGGTGCGGTATACAAACAAATAAAGACACTGTCAGATGGAGCACAAATCTGACAGAGCCAAGAGGAAGTCTTCTCCTCCGCCTGAGATGATCTCCTCCTACAGCAGTATCTCACAAGGTCTCTCTGCGTCAGTCTgtgtattttcccttcccttattcATTTTTCTGGTGTCCTCGGCTCAGCTGACAAAGCTGCATCTTCAAGTAGCTCCAGCAAGTATGACTCATCCCAGAAGGGGTGGACGGCATGACTCAGTGGAAGGACCAGCAGGATTATTGAAGATGGAGACGGGGCTTTTAGTAACGCACCCTTCAAAGGGAACCAAAGGCACATCTGTTCAAGGTGGCCCCAGCTCATCAGTCAGTCATGTATTACCTGTAGACACAGATGTGTGTTAGGGTTTCTGATCACTCACAGCCATGGAGCTTGCTAGGAACCTCAGCTGTGCTCTTCCAGGTTGGACGATTTCACATGCATGCTGCAGAGTGTCCAAGGAGTCCTTCTGCATCGAAGGCTTGGACAACCTTGGGAAGCTCATGGGAAGATCTAAGATGCTGGGATGCTTGGTAGGGCTTAGGAGGATGTATGGTGCCTCTGTCTAGGTGAAAAACGGCTTGGCTGATTCCTCAGAGTCAACATTTGGATATGCTGCTCCTCTTGGAGGCTCAGTCAAGCCAGGTTATCCACTGTGCCCTGCGGTGTTGGTGCTTACCATCAATCAAATggttcccatcccaccccatgtaGGCACCGTGCACAGGGCAGCGTGGGGCCAAATCCCGTATGGACCCATCTGGTATCCAGCTGAGAGGTTTGTGTCACCAGATGTTTTCCCAGCACAGACTGCTCATGGTTCAGTGTCTTGTCTAAAACATCCAGGGCTGCGGTCACAAGTCTCTAAGGTTTGTGGAGCTGTTAGGTACGGGTGTTTCTGAGATATCAGTGGATTAGTTGCACTGCCATGAGAAAACAGTCAAGGACAGAGGACATCTACCTCAGGGTGATGATGGGAACCTCCTTTTCTGCTGGTGGAGCTACTCAGCACCATTTTAATGGGCTGCCTGAccgcagcccctctgccatggggctTCTGGTGCCAttgctggctccaagctcctggAAGAGGTGTATCGAGAGCATGAGGACTGATGTGTCCATGAAGAGGTTGCTTTGTGAATGCACCAATTGAGGAATTTTTTGTCCTGGGGGCATGGGAGCCTGTTCTGCCCAGAAAATCTGGGTTTGGATTTTGGATGGAGACACTTTCTTCTAGCTTCAGGCCAGGTAACAGGGATGGGCGATGCCAGATGGTCTGGACAGGGTGGTCACCCATGCCAAGGTAAgcctggagaaagaagagaagcatTCCAAATCCCAGCTCAACAATCCAACCCTGGTCAGGAGATTCGGCGTCTTGCCACAGGGTGGCACTTCATGGAGTACTGACAATATATATCTTTCGTGGGGGCTTGTAAAAATTCTTCTCAAATGAACCAGCAGCCAAAATCCCTGATCAGGGACTTAAGTTCCCAGGTACCTCAATGCCAAGGAAATGGTGCTTCACTGGCTGTGGGCTGGCTGGACAGACGGTGCCGAGGCtcggcattggaacaggctgcccagggaagtggttgggtcaccatccctggagggatttagaagacatgtagacatggtactgagagacatggtttaatggtggacgtGGCAGTGTTGgattaaaggttggacttgataatcttaaaggtctttttcaacctaaatgtttctatgattctatgccacATCAGAGCAGCAGGCTTTTCCTAATCTTCCCATTGAGGGATAATGTGCAAGGAGCCCAGGGAGGGCTCTGAGCAGAAGGAGGGGTGTCAGATGGGTTGGTCTCATCGTGCTTTGGTTGGAGATGTGGCTGGCCAAGGTTGGCTCTAGGCTGATGCAGCTTTGGAGACTGCTGGAAGGACAGAAGGGGCTGGGCAGCCCTTGGGTCGCTGCTCGCTCTGTGTATGAGTTGCTGGCAGAAAGCAGGAGGACTTTGAGGAAAGAAGCctaaagagcaaagcaaagaggTCACTAGAGCCAGAGGCTGCTGGAGTGAGGGAAGTCAGGGTCTGGGGAGCACGGCCCACAGACCAGAGGCACTGGGCGTTATTGGAGTTGTGACTTGTCTTTCATGTGTCACCTACCCAGGGGAGATCCTCAGGGATGGCTTGGTTTGTGGTAGAGGGAGGCCTCAGCCATCAGCACTGTCTGCTCTTGGGGTTTCCCTCACCACAGGTGAGCGCATAAAGCTCTTCAAACTGCAGTAATGATGCTCATCATGGCCAGACCCCGTTGTTCCTCAGTTCTGTCCAAGCAGGGCTTTGGCAAGGGCATaggcatgtgatttttttaaaaaaaatcaatcaataaATTAAGGGTTAAGTCTTCTCTGCCAGCCCTCATGAGCAGCGAGCAGCACTTGAGCCGGTACGTCCATGGAGGGCGCTGAGTGTCTGTGGTGCTTCTGAGACATCATCAAGGGCCATGTGTCCTCCACCCGCTCCATCAGCAGCAGCCGCCGCTGGCATTTGAGTTGAGCCCATCCTGATGGGTATCTTGCTGCTGTCGTGTGGTTTGAGCCAGAGATTATTTCATTGTCTGCGGCTTCGGcagactccttttctcctgtTGAAATGACCTTGTTTGTCAGCGGACCCCTGCAAAGTTTGCACATTTTCCCCCTTTGTTGTGTTtcatcttttactttttttttaattctgcaggaAGGCAGTATAAAAATGTCAGATCTTTTTTACGTGGCAGAAGCTTCCGTTTGTTTCTGGATTTTGCTGTTTGGGGATTATTCCgggggagaaggagaaacacAGCTGCTATTGCATGGTGGATGTGCCAGGTTTTAATAAGGCTTCATTGTCATTAGAGCAATGAACCTTTTTCTTTGCCAACAACTAGTGATACAACCCATGGAGCTCCAACAAAAGCCGAAGTGGGCTGCCGTTTCCCATGAGCAGGCAGGTAAATCTGTGCTCCCCGCCACGGGCACTGAGCGCATTAGCCGGCTGTTGCTCCCGAGGTTTTGAACCTTTTCTCTCCCAGTCTTTCTTTCCCTCAGCGGTTTTCATTTGTGTCTTTGCAGGATGGATGACATTCAGCTTTGCAAAGAAATCAGCCGTCTGAAAAAGGAGCTTCAAAAACTCATAGCCCTTCCAGGTACGGCTTTGTGAAGGTTCGGAGAGCTGCAGCCTTCTGCTGCAATTGGCAGAAAGGTTTCCGTGACATACAAGGAGCTCTTGAACGGCTCCCACCCCGGGATGCTCCCAGGGACGCTGCTGGTGAGATCTGTCTTGGGATCCTTTGCTGCTTGCTGCCAGGGAGTCCTTGTCCAGGCCTGGgctgaaaggcagaggaaaagaaaaggaggaaaaacatgaGTCCTTTAAGGAGAAGCATTGATCTGGTATAGGAGGAGGGCAAGCGCTGAGTGAGGTGGCAATGAATGCCGACACAGTGGGACCTGCCACGTACACCGAGGAGGATCCCCAGACGAGTTGAGAGGACAGGGCAGGTGACGTTGTCAGACCACACCATGGAGGGCCCCCTTtggaagcagcaggagggaagatgGCCTCAAGTATGTGAAAAACAGTGAGTTCTTGCTGTGGCCTTGGCAGAAATGTGTGTCAGTGCTGGGGCagatggcagcagctgccagggaagCGTTCCCGGCTGCAGCCGTCGCAGGGTGGGTGCTAGGGGGATGTTATGCCAAAGGGGTTCAGTGACGTCCCTGATTTAGGCAAATTCATCATTCGGGATATTGAAAAGAGGCAAACAGTCCAGGACAATGTGGGAAAACTTCAGCTGGGAGAAAATGCCAGTTTTGTCCCCCTCCTTACCATGAGCGGTGACCCTCCATGTGCCGGTCGCAGCCAGAGCCACCCGTGACCCTTCCACAGTCCAGGAAAGGCCAAACCTCATTTCTCTAAATGATCCCCCCCAATCAAAGTATTCAACAAAAGTACACACCAAACAGCTCAGGGTTTCAATGACAACGAGCAAGAAAGGCCTCCCCACAAGCTGCGTCCGTCTCTGTTCATAAGGCTGTGCCGCCTCCTAGGACATCCTCATCCCCAGTAAGGACTTTCTGTGTGTTTTCGGAACCAGCTGGGAGACAAATCCCCGCTTATTTGTACCCATCCAAGCAGTAAGGTCTGGACCACCACAAGTATCTCCCTGAGGATGCTGCACTCACCAGGACCAATGAGTGGATGCAGACAAGGGACCAGCTGCGCACATCTgttgcccagagcagcagctcagctcatCGGTTCCGTACCCAAGGTTTTCTCAAAGCCAAGGGTGGCCAGAAACCTTCACCCTTGCCAGCGCCATAGCTCCGCTGTGCTGTGTGTGCTTGTGAATCATCAGCACGCAGTTAGAACCCAACCGCTGCTTAATACGCGGGTCTTGATCAGATTAATGTGACCTGGCTGTGTCCAGAGGGAGGTTCAGACAGGGGAGGGGAGGATTCCGCCATAAAAACGGGAGCTGCTTGCAAAACATAGAGACCCCAATCTCCTGTGGCCTTTTAGTTCAAACACCTTCCGCTTCATAAACCAAGATGACCTAAATGATGGCTCAGGACCAGAGATAAACTGGGCCTTTTCTGAAGCTTGAGAACTGTGGCTGCCTTTCCTTCATCTGCTTTGGTctttcatttctgtccttttcaGCATTCTCAGATTCAGCTGAGAGCAGAAATGCCGCTTGCATCAGGGCTgctctttttgtcttctttataACCTGGCTCAAATCCGactctgctggaaaaaaaccctgcaaatcgTTGGTCTTGTGAGTCTACAGCAGCAGAGCATTCGTAAAACGGGCGTTGAACTTTGGTTCGCATAAAGACTCGAACACGTCAGTGCTTACTCAGAGCTCAGCCAGACCTGTGGCTTGAAATCTCACCACACCAAGGTGCCTTTAATAATTCGGAGAAATATCAGGGTCGTGATGGACTCTGGCATCAGCAAGTCGGAAGAAAAGGTGCAATGTTTACCCAGCAGGTGTGTTAACTCCGACATGCTCTAACTGAGGAATGCAGATGGTTAATTAACTCCAGATAGCTGGTATGTTTGCATACAGCCTGATGTTTCCGATTCCTATGGCATCCACATGGCACTGTAAAGTGTTCCGGTTCCCACCAggcaggtgggagctgctgcACAGAGACAGTGCCCGTGGCCAGGTGACTTTGCTTTAACTCTTCATGGTAGGAGACCAGCAGCTGTGGCCCAGACCTCGGTCCAGATCACCTTTCTCTGCCAGGAAGCTCGAGCTCACTCCCTGCACAAGACCACAACTGCAGGAGAAACTTTTGCCGGGGATATTTCTAACAACATGATGATTATGAGAACTTCCTCCTACTCGGACCCCCGCAGCAGCACCTCCGATCAATATGTAGCAGGCTTTAAACTACAAATCAATACATAGTTTAGGCAACTGCTGAGACCCAGCCTACCGGGTTTGCTCCATACTGTgaatttcactgcatttttattcAGCTGAAGGAAGACTGGAGATTGATCCATCCCATGCTGGATTGATTTTGGAGCTGGACGTTGAATTCATAAATGGTATTAAATAGCTGCAGCACAGACAGTCAGAGTTTCCACCTAAGGTAGCTCTCCATTTATATTTAACAGTCCTTAGCCTTATCTCTGTCATCTTCACGTATCCCACTTACCTTATGTACGAATTTACGTAAGACATGACTTCCTAGGGATGTGAGAGTTTTCAGGTCTTCACTAACTCACTACCCAAAGATATGTGGCACAAGTGGGTCCCACCGTGCTCAAGGTAGGTCACTCTGGGGGTTCAGGTGACAGCCCAGGATAATACGTTCAAAAGAGCCTGGCAGACGCTTGTGGCCATCCTTGTCACTGGGGTGGGAGTGGGGCTGTCAGTGGTTTGAAAGGTCGGATGTACAGGATGAGATCACCGGGACCGTGTTCAACAAGGGAATAAGGCCACAAAACCCAGTGGATCGTATTGGTTTTCATGTCTCTGTATGTATGGGATAAATGGTGGTGTGAGGTGTTCCCAAGGCATCTGGGATTGTTGATAATTCCCTGTGCACCTGAATCCCTGGCTGGTTTCTCAGACACGTGGAGGACCTGGCCGAGGGGTCTCTGGACCCGTAGCCAGCTCAGGGCCAAGCTGCGACTGGTGGGGTGTGCTGGCGTGGCGAATGCGGGTTAAACACATCCTGACTGAAGGGTGACATCTGAGTCTGACATTTCTGAGCTTGTTGAGACCCAGGGTTAGGATTAGGGTAAGAGTTAAGGTTTGGGTCAGGGTTAGGGTTAGCAGTGCAGGGTGAAGACCCCAGGGAGGCCATGGTCATCTTCCACCAGAGACGTCACCTTGTTGAAGGgcccttcctctgctctgcagagctcagagTTGCATATTGCAGTGCTCAGCCCCATGAAATTTTTGGGGAGAAACTGAAAATTCGAAGTTCAATAACACCAGACCTGTCTCCTCCCAGCAAGGGTGGCGTGGGATGAGCTTGTTGTTTATTTAGCAGCCTGTATCTGGATCCAGGTGCGTACTTTGGGTTGGCTTTTACCTCCACTCTCACATCTGCTCCCGGGTTGAGCAGAGCAAGCTTGACCTTGGCATGGGCAGGATGGCCCCTGTTGGTGTGTTAAATGtgttccctgtgctgcagagaaCGAGAAGTCCAATGAGGAGAAGCAAAGGGAAGAGGAGCTGGTACAGCAGATACACAAGCTTGTGGAAACGCGGGATTTCCTGGTGGACGATGTGGAGTTTGAGAGGCTCAGGTAGCTGGGTGTAATTTATTCCTTGCACTGGGGACAGTGCAGTCTGTCCTCTGATCTGTGTCATGCCATGCTAGGTAGTCCTGGATGCCTTGCTGCTCTTTTCCTGAGTGCTAACCAATCTCTTTgtcacagggaaagggaagaagacaaagaaatggCAGAGTTCCTGCAAAGTAAGCTCTCCAAAAGCTACCTCCAGAAAGCAAGTAGGTGGTTGATGAGTTTTATTCCTTGCATTGAACCTCCCTGGCAGTTTCTCCCCTTTCCTAAGGACTCTGTACTCAAGATTTCATTGCTCTGCGTGGGGCTAGCTTACGTGAAAGCCATCTGTTGTTATGGGAGGATGTGGGGAAATGACAACTGGGGGATGGTGGTGCTTGAGGTCACATTGTGGAAGCATCCTGAGTTGGTACAGATGTTATGCttccatttccctcctggcatctCCCAGCCAGCATGTCCTATGAGAATGGGGACGGGTAGGTGTCCTTTTAGGGCTGATGTACATCATCTGACCCTTTCCAGCCAGCTCCTTACATTTCATCACACCATTAGCTAAGGTCACAAGTTGTGGCATCCATCCAGCCCTCCTTTCTTCATGGCCCCTAGTGGCGACCCTCTTCCCTGTGCCTCCATCGTTGCTGGAGGAACAACTCCCCTGTGTGGTGGGAGGCATTTCCAGCTCAGGGTCCCTGTGCCTGTGGTACTGGATGCTGAACCTCATGCCCAGCTGTTGGTCAGAAGAGGGTCAGCATCTTAGCCCTGAAAGGAGCTCTAAGAAGAAGCCGTGGGCCTGTACTCTTGTCACCAGGCAATCGATTCCTCTTTCTGTAGCTCCtgtcaaagagaagaaaatgacttcCAGGGGGCAGCAAACCTCCACGCCGTACATGACCAAAACTGGCCTCACCCTGCTCAAGGAGTGCTGTGGCTTCACCTGCTCCATCATGTAGGCCAGCCCCCAGCTCCTCTGCACGGGACATGACCATGGTAGTGTACACGTCCCGGGAAGCTGGGCTGGGCAAGAGGGGCTTCCTTGGTGTGCTGAGAGAGCCTGAGTGCCTGTGTGGGGTGGGTGAGCCCTGGTGTCCAGGACACGCACAGCTCCTGGTGCTGCAGGCATGGGGTGTGAGGGACCACCAGACGGCAGCCCTGCTCTGTGGGGCTGGCATTGGAGAAAAGTGCTGGAGCCCCACTGAGTCCTGAGAGAGGGtctggaagagaagcagcagtggttgTGGCTGGGAGGAGGacgagggggtggagggggaagagagatggagggcagggcaCCAAGGCATCTCCAACAAGAGGGAGCTGTCGGTCAAATGTACCACTGCTGGGCACACCTGGTGCTCATGCAATTACAACACCAATGCCTCTGTCTTCTCATAGCATCTTCTCTGAAAACCTAAGAAGCCACCATGCCTTTCTGTCCTTGAGGGTCCTCACATGCCTTCTCGCTGGCCCTCTCGCCTGCTCCTTTTCAGCAGGTTGCAGTTAAATCACTGGCATCTGCTGACAGCCACAGGTGCCCAGCTGTAGAGTGATGTgccagttatttttaaatccGAGTCGACTAAGGGCCGGGCTGTGTCAGTTGTGCAGGACTATCCTCTGGCTGCCAAGAGGCAACCAGACATCCCCGCCCACTTGCCAGTGGTTCAGGACATAAGCCTGTTCCAAACATTATCACTTTGTAGAAGTCTCAGGGAGCACCGGACCCATAGAGAGGTGCTTCTTGCCAGTGCAGGCTGGTGTGGACTTCTCCACCTTATCCCAGGAGGAGGCTGAAGTGACCAGGTTCACAGAGGTGGGTGGTTGGATCCCCACTTGGATCAGCTCTGCCAGGCTAAAGCTGCCTCCCTACTCTTATGCCGATGCTTGAGACTGCTCCACAGCACGTGCTGCCAAAATTGGTGCCTGTGGGGTGCAGACAAGTCAAGCAAGGCCTAAACAGCTTGATGTGGGATGGAGCAAAGGCTGAACTGGTGATAGCCAGTGAGCTGAGCTCACTCTTGCTGGAGTGTGGTGAGGGCACAGGTGAAGCAAGTCACATCTGAGATGAAGTTATGTCTATAAGGATGTGCTTTGATACAGTTGAAGTGAAATTCTGGGCTCCAGCACCACAAATATGAGTCCAGACTTTATGTCTCATCCCAGGGCAGTGGTGAGAAGGTGAAACCACCCACCCACAGAGCTCCCACCTTCCTCCATGCCTGGGCTTCGCTCAGTAGGTGGCCAAAGTTCAGTGCTAGGTCCTGACTGACAGCATGTGTGACAAGCGCTGTGTAAGAGGAAGATGATGGTAATGGTGGGTTGTAGTCTCTGCAGGAGTATACATCTCATCCTTAATATTGCTGGAGACTTCCATTGTGGCAGGTGACCTGACACCCAAGAGTTAGTCTCATTGGCATCAGTCGCGCTATAAAGCAGGGTTGGCTCTCTAGCCATGGGAGAAGGGAGGCACCAAGGGGATCCCATGGTTGCAACCCATGGTTTCCCATCTCTTGCCTTTCCTCCCCAGGTCTCCAGCCAGAGTCCACAATCTGCTCTCCTCCGAGAGTTTCAGCTTCCCGTCATTGTTCATGCTTCCCACTGCGGCACCACCACCGAAGGGACTTCCCAAGCAGGCTGGTGCAAGCTTGAATGATGGCATGTGTCCTTGGTGCCACGTCAACGGTCGTCTCCTCCATGACATTAACAAACACCGAATTCCACCCGAGCTCAGCTTGGAAGAGGTGTGTGCAGCAACGGCAAG from Chroicocephalus ridibundus chromosome 14, bChrRid1.1, whole genome shotgun sequence encodes the following:
- the LOC134523489 gene encoding bMERB domain-containing protein 1-like isoform X1, which produces MEGSRTPPGYGSLESTRWPPAGAGPEDEIVSMADSTTTIDDIEGELFKIERIREILVRRESELRYMMDDIQLCKEISRLKKELQKLIALPENEKSNEEKQREEELVQQIHKLVETRDFLVDDVEFERLREREEDKEMAEFLQSKLSKSYLQKASLQPESTICSPPRVSASRHCSCFPLRHHHRRDFPSRLVQA
- the LOC134523489 gene encoding bMERB domain-containing protein 1-like isoform X2, producing MEGSRTPPGYGSLESTRWPPAGAGPEDEIVSMADSTTTIDDIEGELFKIERIREILVRRESELRYMMDDIQLCKEISRLKKELQKLIALPENEKSNEEKQREEELVQQIHKLVETRDFLVDDVEFERLREREEDKEMAEFLQSKLSKSYLQKATPVKEKKMTSRGQQTSTPYMTKTGLTLLKECCGFTCSIM